The Sciurus carolinensis chromosome 18, mSciCar1.2, whole genome shotgun sequence region TCCAGGCTCCTTCCTCCAGCCAGCTCTTCCCAGGCTGGAGGGACTGGGCATTCCCATGACCATCCTTGGCTGACCATTTTCCCACACATCCAGGCCTTCAGTCAATGGCCAGAAAGCCCTCTCCATTTCCCCCCTGGCATGCTGTCTTGATGCCCCTAGACCGGAAGCTACTTCTTGCCTCTTGGTTAGGACCAGTGTACTGCAGGCCTCCAAGACAGTACTACCTAGGCCAGGCCCAGCTGTGGTGACCAAGATGGAGCTTGGCCTGGCCCCACTTGTTTCCTGAGCCCTGGTTGCTGGACCAGAAGCCTGGATTGAGTCCTGGCACCAGGCTGTCAATCTGGTACCTTCCCTCCCTGGCTCCATGTTTCCCATACTCTCAGGATGCCTGAATGAGAACATCTAGGGTGCAGGGGCAGGTGAGTGGTCAGCTGGCCCTTTGGCAATGCAGTCTGATTTAGGCTGGGTGAGGGATGAGAGCAGCTGACCAAGCAGGCCTCCCTTCTCTAGTGAGCAGGGAGGCACCTTGTCATAGGGGTGGGCAGGGACAGCATGGCTTCTTCCTGTGGCTTAGCCAGGGTCTGCATCTTATCTTCTCTCCCTCCAGAGGATAGGTCAGAGGGAAAGGGGTCTAGGAAATCCCCATACGGACTAGGTGAGCCTAACAGGTGTTCTGACCCCAGGGGGCTCCTCACAGCTCATCAGTGAAGGGGGGAGGCAGCCTGGCACCAGCAGGAGGGCAGATGCTACCTTGCCTGCTCCCAGTGTTGGGACATGGGCAGCAGTCCCTGTTGGCCTCTGGCTGACAGGTGGGCAAGTGAGGGAAGAAAACCTGCTCAAGTTGGCTCTAGGATGGAGGCACCAGGGTGGGAAACCAAGGAGGACTAAGGGTCTGGTGGAGGATGGGCAGAGGGCTGAGGGTGAGCAAGGCCTCGGCACCCAAGAGCATGGTCAGGGCCAGGTCCTCACTCAGGAGCTGGGAAGGCAACAATGACCTTCTAGCACCATCCTTGCTGCCCAGCTCATCTGGGACTGCAGCTGCCCAGGGAGCACAGACCACCAGGCCCAGGGGCAGTAGGACATTATTGCTATTTCGCAGAAGAGTTTCTGTTCGTCAGGGTGGGGCCCAGAGCTGCAGGCTGAGCTGCCATAGCTGGTGGGTGAGCAGGCTCAGTTCACTACAGCTGGCTTGAGTAGCACAGAACCTGGTGGGATGACCACCCAACCAGGAGTTAGTGCCTCTGGGCTGCTGGCTGCCGAGTTGACGCCTGTGGACAGGTCCAGCACAGTACCTGGCAGCAGGGGGAGTCCATCAGGGCTTGGCCGGGAGCGGCTGCTCTCCGTCCTTTCAAGGGGAGTCTTGCAGCCCTCTGTGCCCAGGGCCCTACTGGGCATTGACCCACACCCTTTCTCCCCCTCTGCCTTGCCGCCAGCGGAGCCGGTAAGGAGGGAGACCACAGGCAGGCCCAGTCCACCAGCCCCAAAGGGAGAGGGCAGCAGTGGGTTCTTGGCCAGATTGAGGGGCAGGACAGGGCCTGGCAGCCCGGGGCTAATACCTCCACCACCCCCTCCACTCCCACCATTGCCACAGGCCAGGGCACTGAGGTCAagggggccaggggccaggggcaggggcaggccagGCAGGCTGGGGCCTCCAAAGAGGGCAGCAGGGTTGGGGATGATGATCTGGGCCCCACTGACATAGGGGCTGCTGTCAGGGGTCGGCAGTGGTGGTTTAGGGGGTGGGCGCAGCTGCAGGAGCTCCTGCTGCTCATGAGACACGAAGTGGCCATGGGCCTTGATGTGCTTGCGCAGAGAGCTGGGGTCTGTGTAGCGCTTGTGGCAGCCAGGCATCTTGCAGTAGTAAGGTTTGTCCACGTAGTGGGTGCGAGTGTGCTTGAAGCGGTCACTTGAGTTGGAGTAGCGCTTGTTGCAACCCTCATAGGGACAGACGTAGGGCTTCTCACCTGTGGGGTAGGCCACATAAGGGGTCTTACCCTCTTTCCACGTCTCCCCACCCACACTCTCAGCATCCCCCAGGCCCAGATCTCCCAGAGCAGGAACTCTGGTTTTGGGAGCATCCCCAGCACACAGCACAAGATCTTACCCAGTTGGGTGCTGCAGGCAGAACCCAGCCTGGTTAAGCCCTAGCTCTGCCCTCAGGTTGCTCCACTGCAGCTGGTGAACTTCGGCGGGCAAACTCCATCTTGGAGGTCATGTAGGTATATAAAGCACCTCCCCAGGTAGGCTCACAGAGTGCCCTTTGATTTGGCCTTGTTCAAAATGGCTCCAGATTTACTAAGCCTCTGCCACTGCACTGGCCAGGACAGGAGCCACCTGTGTCTGCTGTGCCTTTGAAATGCAGCTGGTTCAAGCAGAGAAGGCTGTGAGAGTAACTTACATATCAGGAAAAGAAACTCCACACTAGATTTCAAAGACTGTCTGAAGTAAGGATTTTCAGTGTCttatggatattttttaaatattgaaatgataatattataattaatgtcatctatttcttttggttctttttaatggTGATTAGGcaatgtaaaattaggtttatgGCTCCATGAGTCAGTTGGCTCTACTGTGGGCTCAGGGAATGGGGAGCAAAGCAGATGCAGTCTCTGCTGTCCCCAAGGTAGCATTAGTCAGATCACACAGATAGGACACAGGAAGTCATGTCCATGCTCAGCATATATTAGGGCCTGACCCTGGGAAGGGATCCCCCAACAAGTGGCCTTCTGAAAGGGTCATGAATAATGAGATTTGTCCCCATCGCTAAAGCCCAGTTCTTCCTTAAGAGTCCCCTGCCTGCCCAGCTCTCCACTGTAGGAGAGACCCCCAACCAGGCCTCTCACCTGTGTGGGACCGGTTATGGATCTTCAGGTTCTCCAGGCGAGAAAAGCTCTTATTGCAGGTGGGGCAGCGGTGCGGCTTCTCGTTGGTGTGCGTGCGGATGTGGATGAGCATCTTGTACCTGCTCCAGGGAGGGCACAGGGGCACACTCAGCTTGCTGAagaccctgcccctccctcctgccctcgtTCCTGCTCCCTCACCTGGCGTTGAAGCCACGGCCGTGACGGGCACAGCCCTCCCAGTGGCAGCAGTACCCTGCGTCCTTCTCAGGCTTGACATGATAGTCATTGACATGGTCCACCAGGTCTTGCAGGAGCTCGAAGAGCTGGTTACACTGTGGAGCCAGGCAGGGTTCTGAGCCTGTGTGGGGCCCCTGCCTGGGCCCCATACCACGCTTCCTGGCCCCCACTCACCTTGGCCCAGCGACACACCAGCTGCTTGGGCAGGGGCAGCTCTGGCGAGAGGCACTTGTCCTTAGAGGGTgtgaggaaggaggaagcaggCAGATGCAGGGCACCCCCAGACCCCAAGGGCAGGAAGaactggaaggagctgggaacaCTGTCCAAATATCGCAGCGGCTGGAAGTCCTTGGGTGTGAGGGCAACGGGAGAGCTGGTCAGTGCCCTTCTGAGACCCCCCTGCAGGCCCAGACCTCTTCTGTCCCCTTTTGGAATGGGTTGAATGGTATCCCACCAAAAGATACACTCAAGTCCTAATCCCTGTGcgtgtgaccttatttggaaatagggtcttcaCAAATGTTAAAATGAGGTCCTGCTGGATTAGGGTAGCCTAAATTCAGTGCCTAGTGTCTttataagagaaaggagagggagatgacacagaaggacagagggaagagggcCATGTGAAGATGGAGGTAAACTGAGGGGATAAGGGTATGAGATTAGGACTGCCAAGGAGGCAAGGAAGGATTGTTCCCTAGAGCTTTCAAGGGCTCCCCCATCACCTTGCAGACTTGAGCTTCCAGAACCGTGGGAGAATAATGTTATGGAGCCTCAGGAAACCAGTGCAGTTCTCTCAAATCCTTACCCCTCCTTACCGGGGCAGT contains the following coding sequences:
- the Glis2 gene encoding zinc finger protein GLIS2 isoform X1, which translates into the protein MHSLDEPLDLKLSITKLRAAREKRERVLGVVRHRTLHRELGLVDDSPTPGSPGSPPSGFLLNPKFPEKVDGRFSAAPLVDLSLSPPSGLDSPNGSSSLSPERQGNGDLPPVPTAPDFQPLRYLDSVPSSFQFFLPLGSGGALHLPASSFLTPSKDKCLSPELPLPKQLVCRWAKCNQLFELLQDLVDHVNDYHVKPEKDAGYCCHWEGCARHGRGFNASRYKMLIHIRTHTNEKPHRCPTCNKSFSRLENLKIHNRSHTGEKPYVCPYEGCNKRYSNSSDRFKHTRTHYVDKPYYCKMPGCHKRYTDPSSLRKHIKAHGHFVSHEQQELLQLRPPPKPPLPTPDSSPYVSGAQIIIPNPAALFGGPSLPGLPLPLAPGPLDLSALACGNGGSGGGGGGISPGLPGPVLPLNLAKNPLLPSPFGAGGLGLPVVSLLTGSAGGKAEGEKGCGSMPSRALGTEGCKTPLERTESSRSRPSPDGLPLLPGTVLDLSTGVNSAASSPEALTPGWVVIPPGSVLLKPAVVN
- the Glis2 gene encoding zinc finger protein GLIS2 isoform X2, yielding MHSLDEPLDLKLSITKLRAAREKRERVLGVVRHRTLHRELGLVDDSPTPGSPGSPPSGFLLNPKFPEKVDGRFSAAPLVDLSLSPPSGLDSPNGSSSLSPERQGNGDLPPVPTAPDFQPLRYLDSVPSSFQFFLPLGSGGALHLPASSFLTPSKDKCLSPELPLPKQLVCRWAKCNQLFELLQDLVDHVNDYHVKPEKDAGYCCHWEGCARHGRGFNARYKMLIHIRTHTNEKPHRCPTCNKSFSRLENLKIHNRSHTGEKPYVCPYEGCNKRYSNSSDRFKHTRTHYVDKPYYCKMPGCHKRYTDPSSLRKHIKAHGHFVSHEQQELLQLRPPPKPPLPTPDSSPYVSGAQIIIPNPAALFGGPSLPGLPLPLAPGPLDLSALACGNGGSGGGGGGISPGLPGPVLPLNLAKNPLLPSPFGAGGLGLPVVSLLTGSAGGKAEGEKGCGSMPSRALGTEGCKTPLERTESSRSRPSPDGLPLLPGTVLDLSTGVNSAASSPEALTPGWVVIPPGSVLLKPAVVN